CAAACCCAAAATACGCGGGCACCGTCTCATCCTGCGCATGCGCGGATTTTTCCGCCTTATCCTTCGCCGGCTTCCCAAGTTCCGGAATAACAATCGTCGTACCGACCATCAGTTGGTCTGGATTTTGTATCTGCGGGTTTGCGGCCAACAACAACGGTACGCGCACACCAGTCCGTCGGCTAATTTGATAGAGCGTATCTCCAGGCTGAATGACATACTTTTTCAAGCCAAATACCTCCTTGATGAAACCTCTAACCCTGTTCGCTGCGACAGTATATGCAAACGCCTATGTTGTGGCACGATTTTCATAGAAAAAAGACCGACCCTGCTGACGTATCGTCTACGTCAACAGGGTCGGCAAATCATCTACCGGATTAAATTTGTGCGATTGCTAAGCGTTAAATCTGAAACCGCCCGACGGCATTTTGCAGGGATTGCGCAATTTCAGCCAACTCGTGAGAGGACGCTGCAATCTCTTCGACCGTGGCCAACGTCTCTTCACTGCTGGCCGCGTTGTTTTGCGATCCGGCCGCCACCTGTTCCATCAACTCATTCAACTTCCGGATGCGCGTTTGACCCGCATCGATGAGCGTCTTTTGTGTCGCCGCGCGTTCCACGATATCGACGGTCGACGGAACCACTTCCTCCACGGCTTGGCGAATATCGAGGAAGGCACTGTGTGTCCGCTCAAATACCGCACGTCCATCCACAACGGATTGCACGCTATCAGACATCGCCGCCGTCACTTCCGTGACAAGCTCTAGGCTGCGACCGATGATCTCATGGATTCGCGCAGTCGCTTCGCGGCTCTGTTCTGCCAATTGGCGCACTTCCTGTGCGACGACCGCAAAACCGCGTCCGGCATCGCCCGCGCGTGCGGCCTCAATCGAAGCGTTGAGCGCCAGCAGGTTCGTCTCCTCCGCAATCGTTCGAATCGTCCCGACAATCTCTGCAATCGCCTCTGACGACTCGCTTAGGTTGTGCACGCTCGTATTCGTGCGTTCAGCGATTTGCTGAATCATCTGCATCGATTCCTGCGCCTGCTCGACCAGATGCTGACCGCGCTCTGTGGTGGCAGACACGTTTTTCACCGCAGTCGCGACACCATCCGCGCGCGATGCCGTATCGTCACCGTGATGTTGAATCGAGACGAGCGCCTCGTTCAATTCATCTAGCGCCGCAACCGCCTGCTCACTGACATTGGCAAAGTCACCAGCTATGACAGCAATCTCGTTGACAGCCCGCGCCGTCTCGTCGGTACTTGCCGTCATCTGCTGTGCACTCGCCGCAAGCGTATCGGAATGTTGACTGATATTGGCCACCAGGCTCGCAATCGATCCCAGCAGTTCATTCGTGGCATTTGCAAGCTCCGCGACTTCGTCCTGGCTCTTAACCCCTTCGATGCGCTTGGTTAAGTCGCCTCCGGCCGAGGCAATCTCCTTGAGCATCCGCGTCACGCGATTAATGTTGCGCGGCGTGCTCATCGTCGCCGGAATACCCGCAAGGACGCCCACGACAATTGCGATGATAGAGAGAATGCCGAGAACGGCCATCGTTTCCTCAACCGTCATCTTCAAGCGGTCTGCCATCTGTTGCGCCGACTGCTGAGCGTTCGCGACGATGTTGTCCAACCCTTTATTCGCAAGATTTTCCGCCTTATCGCCATCCCCGTTGGATTCCTCTTGAATGGCTTCTGACCCTTCACCACTATTGCGCAAATTGACAAGTCCATCCGCGTAATCGACGTATTGCGTGAACCCCGCCTGCGTGTTCTTGAGGTCTGCTTGAACTGCCGGCTCTCCCGCCAACAAATCGCCCAATTGCGAAAACGACTGCAAATATTTACTCGTAATATCGTCGTAGTCCGACATCAGCTGCGAGTTACCGGTAATGAGGTATCCCCGCATATCGACCTCCAACGTCAACAATTGCTGTTTTAACTCATTGGATTGTTGAACCACTTCTAAATCGTGGTTGGCCAACGTTTGTACCTCGCTTTGCAAGGCAAACATCCGCGCCACCGCCACAATGCCGATGACAATCGTCATGAGAATCACAATCGCGAAGGACCCACCGACTTTCCAGCGGATCGACCGGTAACGAGCGAACCCCTTGTGACTTTTTGCCTCTGCGCCGTCGACCGGTACACTCGGGAACAGCGCATCACTTGCGATAGTCGCAGCGACCTCTTCCGCAGAAACGCTCGACGCCCCGGAAACTTGCTCGGACGCCTCCATCTCCTCGGTGCCCGGCTCGTCAGCAAGAGATGCCGCCCCGTCGAGAACCGTTTCCTCGAGATGGCCTTCTTGATATCTGTCGTTCAATCTTGTTGCCTCCCCCACGTAGATAATCCCTATGTATTCCCTCGCTGATGGCATCACAAGATTTGCGAGAGACAGGACAAGAGAAGTTCCTGCCTCAACAAAGCCGTCACCATCAGCTCTACTGACTACATTTCTCCATTGCACCAAGAAAATCCTGTCGAAGGAGCGCGATTGATGGCAATTGTTCCGCTATTTTGTCGATGCAAACAGTGCCCGCGTCAAGATGACGGGCGTTTTATCGCTTGTTGCGGGCAGGGGCAGGCGAGGAAAACGGATTGCCACCGCCGTAGTACGTGTTGGGTACAGGTCCAGACATCACGAGATAAGCGATGGGCGCCTTCGTTTCAATCACCGTTGGCTTCGCCACAAATGGCGTCACGACCATGACGTCCGCGGTCATGTGCAAATAAATGACGTGCACGACTTGATTCACCCCTTTTGTCTCGACGTCTGTCTCAATTTCCGAGTGGGCGGTGCCCAGAAGTGAAATTTTCACCGGTATCGTAAGGGTCGTCCGAGATAAAAGGAAACCGCTCAAGAGATGCATCATCGGCAGCCGAATCGTCTCACGGGACAACGCCTCCAGACGAGCTTGTGCGCGCGTCGTCGCCTGTGCTTGCAGCTTCGTCAAAAGTGGCAGATTGAACCGCGTGACCGTAATTCCGGAGTGGTCTTCATTGACCGTTGTTTCAATTAACTCGCCATCCTCGGGGAACGACGAGATTTCCTCTGTGACGGCTTCATTCAACGCCTGCGCACCAACCCGGTGAGCTAAAGCCGCAGACGCGGTCGTCACGCTTGGGCGCAACCGCATG
Above is a genomic segment from Alicyclobacillus acidoterrestris containing:
- a CDS encoding methyl-accepting chemotaxis protein; translation: MNDRYQEGHLEETVLDGAASLADEPGTEEMEASEQVSGASSVSAEEVAATIASDALFPSVPVDGAEAKSHKGFARYRSIRWKVGGSFAIVILMTIVIGIVAVARMFALQSEVQTLANHDLEVVQQSNELKQQLLTLEVDMRGYLITGNSQLMSDYDDITSKYLQSFSQLGDLLAGEPAVQADLKNTQAGFTQYVDYADGLVNLRNSGEGSEAIQEESNGDGDKAENLANKGLDNIVANAQQSAQQMADRLKMTVEETMAVLGILSIIAIVVGVLAGIPATMSTPRNINRVTRMLKEIASAGGDLTKRIEGVKSQDEVAELANATNELLGSIASLVANISQHSDTLAASAQQMTASTDETARAVNEIAVIAGDFANVSEQAVAALDELNEALVSIQHHGDDTASRADGVATAVKNVSATTERGQHLVEQAQESMQMIQQIAERTNTSVHNLSESSEAIAEIVGTIRTIAEETNLLALNASIEAARAGDAGRGFAVVAQEVRQLAEQSREATARIHEIIGRSLELVTEVTAAMSDSVQSVVDGRAVFERTHSAFLDIRQAVEEVVPSTVDIVERAATQKTLIDAGQTRIRKLNELMEQVAAGSQNNAASSEETLATVEEIAASSHELAEIAQSLQNAVGRFQI
- a CDS encoding sporulation protein YunB, with the translated sequence MAQRFRSRPSAKRRLRLRTYRRMFRPGWLTLGVVCACALIGLACLLDMRLRPSVTTASAALAHRVGAQALNEAVTEEISSFPEDGELIETTVNEDHSGITVTRFNLPLLTKLQAQATTRAQARLEALSRETIRLPMMHLLSGFLLSRTTLTIPVKISLLGTAHSEIETDVETKGVNQVVHVIYLHMTADVMVVTPFVAKPTVIETKAPIAYLVMSGPVPNTYYGGGNPFSSPAPARNKR